The genome window GGCAGGCAACATACGCTTCTTGTCGCCAtctcttctctctctatctctctcactctccccgCTCCTGGGCGTCGCAAATTTGTCGCATTTTGTTTGGGCTGTCATGTTTATGGCGTAATATTTTGCGGCCATAAATACACGCCAAAAATGCTAATGACCGCTTACGACGATGAGGTTACAGGGCGGCAGGCAGAGAGACGGGTAAACAAAGCGGCGAGTTAGATAGATGGATAGACGGTTAGGATAGTGTGACAGTTTGCGttagttttgtatttcaattcgccaaaaaaaacaagtattGATAAATGTATTTGGCACACAGCGGAGCTCCAGGCACATCATATGTCAAATTTGGGCCTTGACGAATATTCTTAGCACTTCGATTGTCTTGGTGTGCgaatgtctctctctctctctatgggTGGGTGAGGGTGTGGGTGTGTGGTGTGGGGGCGTATAATAGAAagagaaaataacaaaaagctACATTTACCACACGCGAAGGTCAATGCAAAGCGCCGTTTCAAGCCGCTTTCAGCAAAGCGCGACTGTATGTACTTTTGCCGTAGTTATTGTATAGTTGTTACCGCTTTTGCTTGCCCCCAAAGCGgcaatataaacaacaactatatcaaaagcaacagcaacaagagtcCATGGAGATAACGAAGCGAAACATGACAAGGACAAGGCCCCCAACTGGCAGCTGATAGGCGGCAGAGTGGAAGCAATTCAAAGcgtcattctctctctctctctctctctctctttctgtctctctgtaAACGTGTGTTCGCGTAATTACTTCTCTACCGCCCGCTTCGCATATTGCATATGCGAGGGAGAGCGAGTACAACAAATACATGTATAGTATTGTGTAtcttacagatacagatacagatacttaGTCATATAACATAACTGACACActttgcaacaacaaatgaatgTTGACACTCTCCTTTTTGCCACACAATGCGGAAACACTGCGATCCGCGGATTTGCCACTGCAAAAGATGCAATATGCGAGAGCTAAGTCCACATCAGATGTGTTCGAGAGTCTTTGAATGTCAGCAAACTATTATGGTGATTTATATGTAATAAGTAAGTCATACATATGTTACTCTGATTAATAATGTAgacaattaattttattcatttattttgttaaaaattacTGTACTTTAGTTAGTTcttaacatttcaaatttcaatttatgtcTATGGTAAGGCCACATGAGAAAGCCATCTTAAGTGAATGAATTGTTTGATTGGTTTGTCAGATAAATGTTGTACATTCtgtaacaaaatataatatatgaaattttgtCATACTACAATGTATTTTGTGTTATGTTCTATTTACAgaaattgaattacaaattacagTTTATTACTATCATATGATGTGGAAACTCTTTGAATGTCAACGAACGTTTATGgaatgaatatgaattattGGAATGTGGCAAAGGAATGTtgcatattcaataaaaataatattgaaattatcatactaccataaataaataaaaatctaaccctttattttactttgagttagttactttaatttaaaattataattaggTTCAATGTCAGTGAACTTCTACgatgaattattaaaaaatattgttctATATTGTTCTGCAATTTACGTACTACACAAGGTTAGAatgttttattgtatattaatttattttctttacaatTATAGAAATTAGAAATAGTTCAACTAACAAATCACACCACAAATTACATTTGATGGGACGTCTTCTAGTGCTAACGAATTACTTGAATATATTAGACAAAAGTTGTTGATTctgtaaataaagaaaaaacaaataatttgcatagtacaaaataataatataattatgtgtggtaatataatataatagtttattttatttatttatttgcaaaaatttgatttagcTCCATTAATTACAGGGGTTTCAATGTTAGTCAACGTTTACggttaatttttaaaattctcaACAGAAAAAATGTGGTATATTCTGTTATTTTACagaatttacaatttacatacTACGAAAATAtgatataaacaatttaaaaaataataatttatttttcactaCTAACTATGAAAGTCTTTCATTAATACTGAAACACGCAGAATTGAATATGtcacataaattatgcaaattctgaatattcaaaaatgtattttatttcatttacagTTTGTGTTATTACTTCCGAATTACAATCTATTGacactttaattttaaaatcttgTCTATTTAAGGCTTCCTCTGCTTCAGAAATTCTTGctgcaaaaagcaaacataGTTAATTATTTGCTGGGCTTGTTCGTTAAGACTGTCGATCATTGCTTGGTAAACAGTATTGTCGACCTTAAAGTGCTTAACATCTTTCTTTTGACAGGTTCTTTCCATCACATTCTCTGAAATCCATTTCTCATTGCTGAGTTTATTCTTTGTAGCACGAAGAACGGACTTGGCATCAATTGTGCGGCCAAATGAAATGCAGGCATCGGTTGTCTTATTAATGCTGAACACATAATGCGTGGTCAAATTGTCtactttaataatattcatCAGAAGATTTTCCATAACGAACTTTTTCTCAGCGCTCACATTCGGATCACCCATGACAAGTTGAGATAATCTTTTTGTGAACTCCGATTTGAAttcacattttgttatttctctTTTCCTATTGGTGTTTTTCGGGAAATGACCGCCAATAgccaaaatattgtttttagaTGTTAAACGTTCGCTTGCATCCATTGCcgaattttccattttattgttaaattaaattaaatttcaataaaccACAAATATGACACCAACTCTTCGCACAGTGCAAGTTCAAGTGAATTgctaacaaatttataaacagACACAAAGCTTTTATGCTTTTGGTTGGTGAAATTCACGTATTTGTATTTCGCTATGGGAAGAATGTGAGCTTGTCCAATCACAAAATTAGTCATCAGTACCATTTTAATCAGCTGTGTGGCAAGTAAtctaaacacaaacaaacaagaaaagcACAGTTGAGTGTATATCTACATTAACTTctaaatacatttgttttatatatttatgtttcttgaaaatttttgatactaattttaaaagttatttatgaaataattgTTTATGGCAAAAGTCTATTTttttgacaatctggtatatattttataattgatggtatatttttaaattaaatatgtaaatataccaaatattcggtatattttcagtatttttgttatattaattaggtaaatttaagaaattcacACCGCGCTGTTTTGCACTCGACTCAAGGTGCTTACAAATGTGCaaagaattaaatatacaCTGTCAGATAAATGATATGATtctgtaaaataatttaagaaattggaaaacaataaaaatataatttaatcatataattatacaaaatataatagttTATTACGTTTACTTTACAATTAGTAccattaattataaattacaatcTATTACTATcgctttaattttaaaatcgagTCAATTTACAGCTTCCTCTGCTTCCGAAATTCCTGttgcaaaaagcaaacatagttcaatatttgccttttttgtTCCGTAATACTGTCGCTTTTTGCTTGGTAAACCATATCGTCGACCTTAAAACGCTTAGCGTCTTTGTTGTCAAAGGTTCTTTCCATCACATATTCCGAAATCCATTTCTCGTTGCtgagtttcttttttattgcacGAAAAACGGACTTGGCATCAATTATGCGAGAGTAAGAAATCCACTCATCGGTGGTTTTATTAATGCTAAACACATAATGCTGGGTCAGATCGTCGACTTTgacaatattcaaatatatctCATCCATAACGAACTTGTCCTCAGCAATCACATTCGGATCACCCATGACAAGTTGCGATAATCTTTTTGTAAACGCCGAATTGAAATCAGGTTTggttatttcttttttcttgtttgtgCTTCTTCGTATTCTTGGATCGCCAATAgccaaaatattgtttttagaCGTTGAAGGTTCGTTTGTATCGGAATCCATTGcagaatttttcattttatttaattatatttcagtAAACCACAAATATGACAACAACTCTTCACAATGAAAGTCCAAGTAAACTGCTGACAAAGTTATAAACAAACTGCAAGCTTTAAAGCTTTCGGTTTGTGAAATTGTTCGTATTTCGTTATGGGTAGAATGTAAACTTGTTCAAAATTAGTCATCAATACCATTTTAATCAGCTGTGTGGCAGGTAATCTaagcacaaacaaacaagaaaagcACAGTTGAcattaacttttaaatacatttattttatatatttatgttcctgaaaatttagttgccatcatatatacattttgacagttttttttaaagaaataattaaatatgacaAAAGTCTTTGtttgaaaatctggtatatattttatgctttgtggtatattttaaataaaatatacaaatataacaaatagtTGGAATATTTTCCGTATTTACAATTAGTgccattaattttaaattacaatctATTACTATcgctttaattttaaaatcgagTCAATTTACAGCTTCCTCTGCTTCCGAAATTCCTGTTGCAGAAAGCAAACATAGTTAAATACTTGCCTTCTTTGTTCCTTAATACTTTCACTCTTTGCTTGGTAAACCATATCATCGACCTTACAACgctttgtgtatttgttgtcAAAGGTTCTTTCCATAACATATTCTGAAATCCATTTCTCTTTGCtcagtttcttttttatagcACGAAAAACGGACTTGACATCAATTATCTGAACATGAGACATCCACTCATCGGTTGTGTTATTATTAATGCTAAACACATAATGCTGGGTCAGATCGTCGACTTTgacaatattcaaatatatctCATCCATAACGAACTTATCCTCAGCAATCACATTCGGATCACCCATGACAAGTTGCGATAATCTTTTTGTGAACGCCGAATTAAAATCACGTtttgctctatctcttttcTTATGTGGGTTTCTTGGGTGGTGATCTCCAATAGATAAAATATTGTTCTTTGGCGttaaacatatatttgtatcGGAATCCATTGCACAATTTTccattatttgtaatatttgtttatattttaatgaactaCAACTCTTCACAGTAATAGTCCAAGTGAGCTGCtgacaaatttataaacacaCAGTAAGCTTTAAAAAGAGCTTTGAAGCTTTTGCTTGGTGAAATTGTTTGGGAAGATTGTAAACTTGTCCAACCACAAAATTAGCCATCAGCTGTAActgagtgtttttttttatatatatataaattaataagtttatttaatagtattatttgataacaaattgtttattctaacattacaattttttgtttttatgttgttggtgtaaatagcaaataaattgaactaTTTTCCTGTCGTGTTCTCATAGGCATTCACAGACCTTAGTTACAATATAGCCGTCGGATCGGCGTAGATTAAAAttagatttattattaaaagataTTTTCAGTACATTGTCAGAAATCCAGTTTTCCGAGCTGAGATTTCTTTTCATAGGTCGTAGCATAGTTTTCGCATCCACTACTGTGCGAGCCCAAACAATGTTTCCGTTGTCGGAGTCTTGAtagttaaaataataatgttgagtattattatttacttgcACACTTTTAACTTTGAACTCATACTCAATATATTTGTCACATTTATTTGGCTTTGAATTTCCATTAACAAGACGACTCAAATGTGTCTCAAAGTCTTTGTTAAAATTGTCGCTCTCCAGTTTTGGCAATTTTACGATCGCTTCTAGATCTCCTatagcaattacaataaaatttatagatTCATTTTTACATTGCATCTCATCTTCGGTCGATGTTGCCTTTGATGTAGATTTTGGTTTGTTTTCCATTGGATCAGCTGAGCACAActacaaaatgtaaacaaacatCAGTCAAAACTTTCAAGCTTTTCTTGtgaaataatttgtatttcattatGTGCAGTGTGTTAAAATGCCGACCTATCGAAAGCTTTTGTCATTCACAAGCTACGGCAACACTCAGCTGTGtcagacaaacaaaaatcaaacagACAATATTATGGAAAGCGTTAATACAGAACACGATAAAGGtaaagctaaataaaaatttaaaaaatattcttattaattatacaattttattattttgtaaatttataagATTCATCTGCTGCAATGTCAGCAGTGACGTCGAAGACTAAAGTCTTGGCTATTGGAGATTCAGAGGAAAGTTCAACCGACAATAAGCGTATATCAAAGTACGATCGATACAATTTCCGGGAAGACTTTAAATCCCATTTAGGTTATCTACTAGTAGGAACTCGTAACCCTATTGATGTTATCGATGATTGGGATATTGTTTGGCGGTTTGGAGCTTCGGTGCAAGATAAAGGCAATCATGTGAGACGCTACAGATTTCATTGTGTTAAAGGAAATTCCTGGCTACCTGGAACTTTAATAAATGGACCCGCTCTTTGTGGAAGGGAAGTTATGGATGTAGTTAGAAAACAACTGAAGGAAGAGAATTGGGTATCGGATAATGCGATAGAGACGCCTTTCAAAACACCTCATAGCAAAGAATATTACAACTGTGATCAATACATTCAGCATGTAGTGTCCGTTGCACTGAATTCACAAATTAGTAAACTATTTCTATACTTGTTGCACTTACACAGGGAATATGtgaaaaataagaaacaataaattagTAATATTTAGATAATTctttttacatatttgaatttaagagTATTTAAGTAAgcacaaacaatttaaatattcaaaataaatgagcTTTTGAGCTTTTCCTTGTGAAATTATCTGAATTTCATTATGTGTAGTGTATTTAGTTGCTGGCAATCTGATGCTTTCAACAGTCGTGAAAAGTTTTGATAGAGTTGAGAAAATCAGTGTGTCCATTTCTGTAAACAAACAATGGACAAACTAACAACAGAtgaaaatacaagtaaatacaaataaatataatatatttattaaataaatataattatttataaaaactcTCTCAGCtgtttcaaaaataaaagtgttgGCTATCGGAGATCCCGATGAAGACCTGCCCAAGGAACCAGAAACATCCAAATACTTGTATCAACAAAATCTCCAAGCTGATTTTAGGAAACACTTGGGTTATCTCTTGCTGGGTACTCGCAGTCCCATCGAAGTAGTCGAAGATTGGAGTGCTGTGCGAAGTTTCAAAGCGAAGAGCGTCAAGGAGGATAAAAAGCCAAGACAATATTCCTTTTACTTTACAAAGCCAGGAAAGTGGGTGCCGGGGACCTTAATAAGTGGGCCTGTGTTGCATGGTGCTGCAGCTCTGGAGGAAGTTAAAAAGAGTTTAAGTGAGGAGAATTGGGATATCGGATAATGTGATACAAACTCCGCTCAAGACAAAGAAGAGTAAAGAATATTATAACTGTGATATGTTTATCCAGAAAGTAGTATCAGATGCAATAGATACAGATGGAACTAGACTGTTTAAATATGTGTTAAGCTTGCATAGAGCttatatgaatgaaaataaaaggaGAAAATAAAGTAGTTAAATTAAGCaatgtttgtttatgtttggtTTAAGACAAATTTCTATAAGCTATTAGaaattgcatacaaatttaaaagataaaataagCTTCAGATGTTGAGTATGAAATCATCTGTGGAAAGCTTTTGCCAATCACAAAGCTCTCTATTAAGATATAAGTCATGAATCAGCTGAGCGAACTTTGCAGTTTGTTTTTAACTTTAagagtaaacaaaacaaatatattttgctctatttttaattaaggAATAACTAATTAAGGTAACACTTAACTCTGTTATgaaattctttatatttacaaaaacatATTGCTTCCAGCAGCTATCAGAATGACGTCTAAAGTCTTGGCCATTGAGGATCCCGAAGAAAATATCAAAGCACagaattttaaaaaagattttgaAAAACATTTAGCATTAATCTTAGTTGGAGTTCGCACACCCATCAAAGTTCACGATAACTGGGATTTACTAGAGCAATTTGGAGTTCTTTGCGATAGAACACCACATCGACCTCGTCGTTATAAATTCTTTTGCAATCCAGTTAATTACTTTCCGACTGGTTGGGTTATTTGTGGACACACACTCAGTGCGAAGGCCGTAATGATACATGTAAAAGAGCGGCTTAAGGAAGAAAATTGGATAGCATACAATGTTTTGGAGTTGCCCTTAAGAAAGAAAATTGGACAAGAGTATTACAATAATACCGATAATTATATGCGCGAAGTAGTCTCAGAGTGTTTAGAAGCAGAAAATCGAAGACTAATCGACCATGTGTTAGAATTACATAGAGATTTTATTAAACataacagaaaataaaaagaaaaaaattgtttttatccTTTCGTGTATAGTTTAATCAGAAGGCGTAGTTTTTGTCCGTATTTTTCATGTTGTGGGCCTTTTCCTTGGTGACAATTAATTTGCTTAGATAATTGCCTGCCGATAAGAAATggagaaacagaaaaaaaccaTCGAAGTGAGCTAAGCATAGGAAGTGGACATTAATCAAACAAGCTCAAGGagctttgtttttgctgtaaGATTAAATCGCAAACAAGACGAAATGACAAAAGGCCACCTCAAGTGAAAAgttgtgtgtttatttattattttctttcatgattcgttttgtttttgtctctGGGTGATTTGTTAGCAGCGCATAGAaacgaaattcaattttcgaATTATGTTTGTGTGCGCCTTACAATAGCTAAatttgtgtgtgggtgtgtgtttgtgattgaaTGGATGTAAATTGTATtgtaaatgtataatatagaAATAGCAATGTTCAACTTTAGCACGATTCACCATTAATAACcagctaaataataatactgttCACAACGCCAATGGTATGagaattcaacaatttgtCATAGAAAAATGATTGATCGATCGATTAATATATAAAGACATTAGACATTAAATATAGATTACATGTtacataaattgtatattgtttaatatactcgaagcatttgtattttgtattgtatgcACCATAACAACTCACATAAACAGCTAATATCTTTGTTAAActttaaactaattaattttggAACAAATTTGAACAACGCTGGGCGTAAAATAGGCGagttgtaaatatataaatattttttatatgtatgtaaatttcatattattattaagttattatgtatgtatgtaaatccTATAAGAACACCACACATGCAGTAAATGCATGTGCGATTATGTTTGTAAATGCTGTCTATATGGTACTCGTAATTGTATGTACGTATAATCAACGCTAATTGcactatttattattagatttCTATTTTAAGATGTATACTATCAATTACACTGGCTGTTGAAAAAAAGAGCACAACGTTGGGATTAAACATAAACTTAAAGAGGGTCAAAACCACATTATTAATATGTTCTACATGATTTAAGTAATCTATCAAGTTtgatacaaataaatatctttaatGAATTCATGAGATTAATGATCAATTCGAATAcacagaaataataatattgcttCACTTTCAATACCAATTGAATACTGGTCCATATTTTAACAATCTATAACTGAAACCTCATTATTCCTTAACATATTACctaataaacataatttcatCAAGTCATCAGGTTACATCAACTTCAAGTAACaagcttaaatatattttttttcttttcatgtttttttaaAGGCTTTTAGAGCACTACTTATATAGTTAGGAAATTTATATGACTTAAATTAGATTTCgaatacttaaaatacttGTGTTTCGTATGAATGAAGAATGTGTTTAAACCCAAAATAAACAGAACTCAGTAGTACATAGAAGTCCACTACGtacattattaaaatggcAGTTGAAATAGATGAtaactaaatgaaatgc of Drosophila nasuta strain 15112-1781.00 chromosome 3, ASM2355853v1, whole genome shotgun sequence contains these proteins:
- the LOC132792757 gene encoding uncharacterized protein LOC132792757 encodes the protein MPTYRKLLSFTSYGNTQLCQTNKNQTDNIMESVNTEHDKDSSAAMSAVTSKTKVLAIGDSEESSTDNKRISKYDRYNFREDFKSHLGYLLVGTRNPIDVIDDWDIVWRFGASVQDKGNHVRRYRFHCVKGNSWLPGTLINGPALCGREVMDVVRKQLKEENWVSDNAIETPFKTPHSKEYYNCDQYIQHVVSVALNSQISKLFLYLLHLHREYVKNKKQ
- the LOC132792759 gene encoding uncharacterized protein LOC132792759 produces the protein MENSAMDASERLTSKNNILAIGGHFPKNTNRKREITKCEFKSEFTKRLSQLVMGDPNVSAEKKFVMENLLMNIIKVDNLTTHYVFSINKTTDACISFGRTIDAKSVLRATKNKLSNEKWISENVMERTCQKKDVKHFKQEFLKQRKP
- the LOC132792760 gene encoding uncharacterized protein LOC132792760, producing the protein MDKLTTDENTTVSKIKVLAIGDPDEDLPKEPETSKYLYQQNLQADFRKHLGYLLLGTRSPIEVVEDWSAVRSFKAKSVKEDKKPRQYSFYFTKPGKWVPGTLISGPVLHGAAALEEVKKSLSEENWDIG